In Methylomagnum ishizawai, one DNA window encodes the following:
- a CDS encoding non-ribosomal peptide synthetase yields MTQTQQEIWFNQILHEGLPLYNIGAKIHLPGAVDIARFREAVRLLVLKHDCLRIQLTQSRDENGVPQQTIVQPFEPEVILHDFREEADPLIAATQWMQRRFMEPFVLDGFPLFRYDLVRVAEADYYWLMQYHHLITDGWGSSLLVRSLGGLYTALVRGETPDLWSPSYLDFIANEQEYRRSERYRKHGEFWKGQFTYPPEPLLIPKSGSHLPAPSDCRSPQVPRALIQRLETLAKAYQGSFFHVLIAVLALYFSRTRGVDTLVIGLPMQNRSSVQFKQTAGLFTWVFPFSLRVDLRESFDVFLQRIAKQLLQCYRYQRYPISAIYHDIRPVTAHRQLFDIVLSYERQDYDTSFGEIVSYTEGMLNDAEQIPLVLAFRDYYVHSDARWDFVTNRAYFDDQQRAAIQSHLLHLLEAVAKQPRRTLDRISLVPESEVTQLHAWGQGPCTVPLQQTVVGLFEAQAAGRPEAPAVEFGERRLSYRELNEAANRVAHGLMARGVGSDVLVGLVCARSIELIVGLLGILKAGGAYVPIDSDYPQARIEYLLEDSGARILLTQRGLRDRIPQGEGVEALCLDGTEEWPASVENPVSRAGLDDLAYVIYTSGSTGRPKGVMLPHGALANLIAYSRQQPGLGEAYRTLQQTSLSFDVSLQEIFSTFDTGGCLVLIDEATRRDSQLLCGYLEAHRIERLFLPYAGLMQLTETAAKTPPSSLVAVITAGEQLRITPSIQQFFSALPYCHFWNHYGPSETHVVTAYALEGIPDGWANFPPIGRPIANTQIYVLDPQGQPVPIGVPGELYIGGMGLARGYLNRPELTAERFVELEVFGQRQRLYRTGDRVHWREDGQLLFLGRLDHQIKLRGYRIELGEIEATLVSLSGIKECVVMVREDHPDERRLVAYVVLDQESDPIGPDLRGALAEQLPDYMIPVAIVPLDSLPLTPNGKLDRAALPAPEIDRAALGTAYVAPRNPIEETLAELWQEILMLNELPGIHDNFFDLGGHSLLSARLVSRIKTGFGLALSLRDFFQSPTIANLAELLKQPANGDGIGEAEQHLRPGVRRLLDPVIWHQLQSYAMSWQGERASPESLIVGRNLEGTRPPLFWVFQGQEEFAQLGHYLGVDQPLYGMRSGHLVMDYTEDNIQALALDYVREIQALRPCGALVLGGNCQGTLITMAIAQHLMRRERYVLLLILMEWTFSAQPYAGPVGLIFGRESDVTNPYRHFRQPELMWQRAWPRHRVEFIPGAYGELFREPNVQSLAGVVSRLIDDAQNIPLNLLPAEGRKATIAVDEPPLRMWPGERRLIVVRVTNTSPLSWPGGRELGLFLVNQWCKGDGKPLMLKDGGIPLPALASGEETVQWLPICAPKTSEALQLRLKVVEEGVFTWLRHDYEPLQLSVQIAPNTEATVASVAQLGNQYSPPILIGGTGGSGTRVISRILQQLGVHLGTQLNPSDDSIELLGEWWARLLPYWKAEPPIEIESAIVHALGAKLAVFLDGVAKHSQWGWKLPPTVFFAPFWHRLWPGMRCIHVVRDGRDMALSHNQKQLNYLGPVVLQSDELLLDKAQRSIRLWDRLNLRLAEYAEAKMPGQYLRIRYEDLCAQPRVEIERLMKFLGLEGDAEALAKQVQPSPGIGRWRQQAKDWLIQVEHAGREGLARFDYLDGGKPVDGIPSLPAQSDLYDAGLIAFQRGEYDRAIEQLNPALDRVNRLLPALAESFHRQHRYDEAERAWRQALALNQNDGRLWLGLALSCQAIGNSNEAVNAYKTACERGLMRPVEALTPLFELAQSAHEGIAEVAALVNRALKQTPQDTELLALVAQVQLQSNEPDAVVATVHKLIALRPDQFAPVVQIIWKMVGRGMLAEAKLLITDLVERLPNEPAVLRLLVHYTLHIDHDVKKTLSLCDAVLKRAPHRFVFYGYKGECLAELGELDHALAAFDRAIEGLGDRVPARFLAKRGQLQQRLGVFDKAREDLLRAIEINPDAKWIRDALR; encoded by the coding sequence TTGACGCAGACCCAGCAAGAAATCTGGTTCAATCAGATATTGCATGAGGGGCTGCCACTGTACAACATCGGCGCAAAGATACATCTGCCCGGGGCAGTGGATATTGCGCGATTTCGGGAGGCTGTCCGCTTACTGGTATTGAAACACGACTGCCTGCGTATTCAATTAACCCAAAGTCGGGATGAAAACGGAGTCCCCCAACAGACCATTGTTCAGCCCTTCGAACCCGAGGTGATCCTGCACGATTTTCGGGAAGAGGCAGATCCCCTGATTGCCGCAACGCAGTGGATGCAGCGACGTTTTATGGAACCATTCGTGCTCGATGGTTTTCCATTGTTCCGCTACGACCTGGTCCGGGTAGCCGAGGCCGACTACTACTGGCTGATGCAATATCACCACCTGATCACGGACGGTTGGGGTAGTTCCCTGTTGGTCCGCTCACTTGGGGGACTCTATACGGCCTTGGTTCGCGGAGAGACACCTGACCTATGGAGTCCATCCTACCTCGATTTTATCGCCAACGAACAAGAGTACAGACGTTCCGAGAGATACCGGAAGCATGGAGAATTCTGGAAAGGGCAATTCACCTACCCACCCGAACCCCTGTTGATACCCAAGTCGGGAAGCCATTTACCAGCACCCAGCGATTGTCGCAGCCCGCAGGTGCCGAGAGCGCTGATCCAACGACTCGAGACCTTGGCCAAGGCTTATCAGGGGAGTTTTTTTCATGTTTTGATCGCTGTCCTGGCACTCTATTTCTCGCGTACCAGAGGCGTGGATACACTGGTGATCGGTCTTCCGATGCAGAATCGGTCCAGTGTCCAATTCAAGCAAACCGCAGGGCTTTTTACCTGGGTCTTCCCCTTCAGCTTGCGGGTCGATCTTAGGGAATCTTTTGATGTTTTTTTACAGCGGATTGCCAAGCAGCTCTTGCAATGCTACCGCTATCAGCGCTATCCCATCAGCGCCATCTACCATGATATCCGGCCAGTCACGGCCCACCGGCAACTGTTCGACATCGTTCTGTCCTATGAACGGCAGGACTACGACACATCTTTTGGGGAGATCGTTAGCTACACAGAAGGCATGCTGAATGATGCGGAGCAAATTCCATTGGTGCTTGCTTTTCGCGATTACTACGTCCACTCGGATGCGCGTTGGGATTTTGTCACGAATCGGGCCTACTTCGACGATCAACAGCGGGCGGCTATACAAAGCCATCTGTTACATCTGCTGGAGGCCGTTGCTAAGCAACCGAGGCGCACGCTCGACCGGATTTCCCTGGTGCCCGAATCTGAAGTGACGCAATTACATGCCTGGGGCCAGGGTCCTTGCACCGTTCCCCTGCAACAGACCGTGGTAGGGCTGTTCGAGGCACAAGCGGCAGGTCGTCCCGAGGCCCCGGCTGTGGAGTTTGGCGAACGGCGGCTCAGCTACCGCGAACTGAACGAGGCGGCCAACCGCGTAGCCCATGGACTGATGGCCCGGGGCGTAGGTTCCGATGTCCTGGTAGGCCTAGTCTGCGCACGCTCGATTGAGCTGATTGTGGGCCTGCTGGGCATCCTCAAGGCCGGAGGGGCCTATGTGCCCATCGATTCGGACTATCCGCAGGCGCGGATCGAATATCTGCTGGAAGACAGCGGGGCGCGGATATTGCTGACCCAGCGGGGCCTGCGGGACCGAATCCCGCAGGGTGAGGGCGTAGAAGCCTTGTGCCTGGATGGAACGGAGGAATGGCCGGCCTCGGTGGAAAATCCCGTCAGTCGGGCCGGACTGGATGATCTGGCCTACGTGATCTATACCTCCGGCTCCACTGGACGGCCCAAGGGTGTCATGCTGCCTCATGGCGCATTAGCCAATCTCATAGCCTATAGTCGTCAACAGCCTGGACTTGGGGAAGCCTATAGAACGCTACAGCAGACATCGTTGAGCTTCGATGTTTCCTTACAGGAAATCTTCTCCACGTTCGATACCGGAGGCTGTTTGGTATTGATCGATGAAGCTACACGGCGGGATAGCCAATTACTGTGCGGTTACCTGGAAGCACATCGAATCGAGCGGCTTTTTTTGCCCTACGCGGGCTTGATGCAGCTAACGGAAACTGCCGCAAAAACTCCTCCCAGCAGTCTTGTCGCCGTAATCACGGCCGGTGAGCAATTACGCATCACTCCATCAATACAGCAATTCTTTTCCGCGCTACCATATTGTCATTTCTGGAATCACTATGGCCCATCAGAAACCCATGTTGTCACCGCATATGCATTGGAGGGCATTCCAGATGGTTGGGCAAACTTTCCGCCCATAGGTCGACCTATCGCCAACACCCAGATTTACGTCCTCGACCCACAGGGTCAGCCCGTGCCCATCGGAGTTCCCGGCGAGTTGTACATTGGTGGAATGGGCTTGGCGCGGGGATACCTGAACCGTCCTGAGCTGACGGCGGAGCGCTTCGTCGAACTGGAAGTGTTTGGCCAGCGGCAGCGGCTGTACCGCACGGGCGACCGGGTACACTGGCGGGAGGACGGACAATTGCTGTTCCTAGGACGGCTGGACCACCAGATCAAGCTGCGCGGCTACCGCATCGAACTGGGCGAGATCGAAGCGACACTGGTCTCTTTGTCGGGAATCAAGGAATGCGTGGTGATGGTTCGAGAGGATCATCCAGATGAGCGACGACTGGTCGCTTACGTCGTTCTCGACCAGGAAAGCGATCCAATCGGGCCAGATCTGCGCGGTGCCTTGGCGGAACAGTTGCCGGACTACATGATTCCAGTCGCCATTGTGCCTTTGGACAGCCTGCCATTGACACCGAATGGCAAGCTAGACCGTGCGGCCCTGCCGGCACCGGAGATTGATCGAGCGGCGCTCGGCACTGCCTATGTCGCGCCGCGTAACCCGATAGAAGAGACCCTGGCAGAACTGTGGCAGGAAATCCTGATGCTCAATGAGTTGCCGGGGATACACGACAACTTCTTTGACCTAGGGGGCCACTCGTTGTTATCCGCGAGACTGGTCAGCCGCATCAAGACTGGCTTTGGTCTGGCCTTGTCCCTGCGGGATTTCTTTCAGTCGCCGACAATTGCCAATCTGGCTGAGCTGCTAAAACAGCCCGCCAACGGGGATGGGATCGGGGAAGCAGAACAACATCTGCGCCCTGGAGTACGCAGGTTGCTCGATCCAGTTATTTGGCATCAATTACAAAGCTATGCGATGAGTTGGCAGGGCGAACGGGCCAGTCCGGAAAGCCTGATTGTTGGGCGTAATCTGGAAGGCACCCGCCCGCCGCTGTTTTGGGTCTTTCAAGGCCAAGAGGAATTTGCCCAACTTGGCCATTACCTGGGCGTGGATCAACCCCTCTATGGTATGCGCTCCGGGCACCTGGTCATGGATTATACCGAGGACAATATTCAAGCCCTGGCGCTCGATTATGTGCGGGAGATCCAGGCGCTGCGCCCTTGCGGGGCACTGGTCCTGGGGGGTAACTGCCAGGGAACCCTGATTACCATGGCTATTGCCCAGCACCTGATGCGCCGGGAACGCTATGTGCTGTTGCTTATCCTCATGGAATGGACCTTTTCGGCGCAACCCTATGCCGGCCCAGTGGGGCTGATCTTCGGGCGCGAAAGCGATGTCACCAATCCATATCGCCATTTCCGGCAACCAGAATTGATGTGGCAGCGGGCTTGGCCCCGGCATCGGGTCGAATTTATCCCTGGCGCATACGGTGAACTCTTCCGTGAGCCCAATGTGCAGAGCTTGGCGGGGGTGGTCTCACGCTTGATCGATGATGCGCAGAATATCCCTTTGAATCTACTGCCAGCCGAAGGCAGGAAGGCTACGATAGCCGTTGATGAACCGCCACTGCGGATGTGGCCGGGAGAACGACGCCTGATTGTGGTACGGGTTACCAATACCAGCCCGCTTTCCTGGCCGGGCGGCAGGGAATTGGGGTTGTTCCTGGTCAACCAATGGTGTAAAGGCGATGGCAAGCCTTTGATGCTCAAGGACGGGGGCATCCCCCTGCCAGCCTTGGCCAGTGGCGAGGAGACGGTGCAATGGCTACCCATTTGCGCTCCGAAGACATCGGAGGCCCTTCAGCTACGGTTGAAAGTGGTGGAAGAGGGCGTGTTTACTTGGTTAAGGCACGATTATGAGCCACTGCAACTATCGGTTCAAATCGCTCCAAACACTGAAGCAACCGTGGCGTCGGTGGCGCAGTTGGGAAACCAATATAGCCCCCCGATCCTCATTGGAGGAACCGGCGGATCAGGCACCCGTGTCATATCCCGAATTCTGCAACAACTCGGCGTGCATCTGGGGACGCAGTTAAATCCCTCCGACGACAGCATCGAGTTGCTGGGCGAGTGGTGGGCGCGGTTGTTGCCCTATTGGAAGGCAGAACCCCCCATCGAGATCGAATCCGCCATTGTCCATGCCCTGGGCGCGAAGCTCGCGGTATTTCTGGATGGCGTGGCGAAGCACAGCCAGTGGGGGTGGAAATTGCCGCCGACGGTCTTTTTCGCACCCTTCTGGCATCGGCTCTGGCCGGGCATGCGTTGCATCCATGTGGTGCGGGACGGGCGTGACATGGCGCTGTCTCATAACCAGAAGCAGTTGAACTACCTGGGCCCCGTGGTCCTGCAGAGCGATGAACTGTTGCTGGACAAGGCGCAACGCAGTATTCGCCTGTGGGATCGCCTTAATCTGCGGTTGGCTGAGTACGCCGAGGCCAAGATGCCGGGACAATACTTGCGTATACGCTACGAGGACCTGTGCGCTCAGCCCAGGGTGGAGATCGAACGCCTGATGAAATTTCTCGGTCTGGAGGGAGATGCCGAGGCGTTGGCCAAACAGGTACAACCGAGTCCCGGTATCGGTCGCTGGCGACAGCAGGCAAAGGACTGGCTAATACAGGTCGAACACGCCGGGCGGGAAGGATTGGCGCGCTTTGACTATCTGGATGGCGGAAAGCCAGTTGACGGAATCCCATCGTTACCCGCTCAGTCAGACCTCTACGATGCAGGACTGATTGCATTCCAACGGGGAGAATATGATCGCGCCATCGAACAGCTGAATCCGGCTCTGGACCGGGTCAACCGCTTGCTACCGGCCCTGGCGGAGTCTTTCCACCGTCAACATCGCTATGATGAGGCCGAGCGAGCTTGGCGTCAGGCCCTGGCGCTCAACCAGAATGACGGTCGTTTATGGCTGGGACTGGCGCTGAGTTGCCAAGCGATTGGCAACTCGAATGAGGCCGTGAACGCCTATAAAACGGCATGCGAGAGAGGCCTGATGCGTCCGGTGGAGGCGTTGACACCACTGTTCGAGTTGGCGCAATCCGCGCATGAGGGGATCGCCGAGGTGGCTGCTTTAGTTAACCGCGCACTGAAACAAACCCCTCAGGATACGGAATTGCTTGCCCTGGTGGCCCAGGTGCAATTGCAATCGAACGAGCCAGATGCCGTAGTCGCAACGGTTCATAAGCTGATCGCGCTACGTCCTGACCAATTCGCCCCGGTAGTGCAGATCATTTGGAAAATGGTTGGACGGGGCATGTTGGCGGAAGCTAAATTGCTGATCACCGATCTGGTGGAACGGCTGCCCAATGAGCCTGCGGTGCTACGTTTGCTAGTCCATTACACCCTTCATATAGACCATGACGTTAAAAAAACATTGAGCCTTTGTGACGCCGTACTCAAGCGGGCACCCCATCGGTTCGTGTTTTACGGGTACAAGGGGGAATGCCTCGCTGAGTTAGGTGAGCTGGATCATGCCTTAGCGGCTTTCGACCGGGCGATCGAAGGATTAGGCGACCGGGTACCGGCGCGTTTCTTGGCGAAACGTGGACAGCTACAGCAAAGACTCGGGGTATTTGATAAGGCCAGAGAAGACCTGCTGAGGGCCATAGAGATAAATCCTGATGCGAAATGGATCAGAGATGCTCTGAGGTAA
- a CDS encoding transposase domain-containing protein gives MDNHHLENRIRPVALGCRNWLFAGSLCAGQHAAVLMSLIQSAKLNGHDPYAYSKDVMDRLPTQPAQRIGELLPHRWQPQSISA, from the coding sequence GTGGACAACCACCACCTCGAGAACCGCATCCGCCCGGTCGCCCTGGGCTGCCGCAACTGGCTGTTCGCCGGGAGTTTGTGCGCGGGCCAGCACGCCGCCGTGCTTATGAGCCTGATCCAGTCGGCCAAGCTCAACGGCCACGATCCCTACGCCTACTCCAAGGACGTCATGGACCGCCTGCCCACCCAGCCCGCCCAGCGCATCGGGGAACTGCTCCCGCATCGCTGGCAGCCCCAGTCGATCTCCGCCTGA
- the carA gene encoding glutamine-hydrolyzing carbamoyl-phosphate synthase small subunit yields MNTQALLALEDGTLFRGTAIGAVGRSVGEVVFNTAITGYQEILTDPSYARQIVTLTYPHIGNVGVNAEDVESTGVFASGLVVRDVPLRLSNFRAGQSLADYLKAHNVVGIAGLDTRKLTRILRDKGAQRGCIVAGPDIDAEAALAEARAFPGLQGMDLAKEVSARESYPWTEGSWRLGEGYTRPAEARFHVVAYDFGVKRNILRLLTDRGCRLTVVPAQTSAEAVLALEPDGVFLSNGPGDPEPCDYAIRAIRTFLELKIPVFGICLGHQLLGLAAGARTAKMKFGHHGANHPVQELDTGRVLITSQNHGFAVDEGTLPANVRPTYRSLFDGSLQGIELTDRPAFSFQGHPEASPGPHDLKPLFDRFIRMMG; encoded by the coding sequence ATGAATACTCAAGCACTCTTGGCCCTGGAAGACGGTACTTTGTTCCGGGGCACCGCCATCGGCGCGGTTGGTCGGTCGGTCGGCGAGGTGGTTTTCAACACCGCCATCACCGGCTATCAGGAAATCCTCACCGATCCTTCCTATGCCCGCCAGATCGTCACCCTGACCTATCCCCATATCGGCAATGTCGGCGTCAACGCCGAGGATGTGGAATCGACCGGCGTGTTCGCCAGCGGGCTGGTGGTGCGCGATGTGCCCCTCCGGCTCAGCAATTTCCGCGCGGGGCAGAGCCTCGCGGATTACCTCAAGGCCCACAACGTGGTCGGCATCGCGGGCTTGGATACCCGCAAGCTGACCCGTATCCTGCGTGACAAAGGGGCGCAGCGCGGCTGCATCGTGGCCGGACCCGATATCGACGCCGAGGCCGCGCTGGCCGAGGCGCGGGCGTTTCCGGGGCTACAAGGCATGGACCTCGCCAAGGAAGTCAGCGCCAGGGAAAGCTATCCCTGGACCGAGGGTTCCTGGCGCTTGGGCGAGGGCTATACCCGGCCCGCCGAAGCGCGCTTCCATGTGGTGGCCTACGATTTCGGGGTCAAGCGCAACATCCTGCGGCTTTTGACCGACCGGGGCTGCCGCTTGACCGTGGTGCCCGCCCAAACTTCCGCCGAGGCCGTGTTGGCGCTCGAACCGGACGGCGTGTTCCTCTCCAACGGTCCCGGCGATCCCGAGCCCTGCGATTACGCCATCCGCGCCATCCGCACTTTCCTGGAACTCAAAATCCCGGTGTTCGGCATCTGCCTGGGACATCAGTTGTTGGGACTGGCAGCGGGCGCTCGCACCGCCAAGATGAAATTCGGCCATCACGGGGCCAACCATCCGGTGCAGGAACTCGACACGGGCCGCGTGCTGATCACCAGCCAAAACCATGGTTTCGCGGTGGACGAGGGGACTTTGCCCGCCAACGTCCGCCCGACCTACCGCTCGTTGTTCGACGGCAGTTTGCAAGGCATCGAATTGACCGACCGGCCCGCGTTCAGTTTCCAGGGCCACCCGGAGGCGAGCCCCGGCCCGCATGATTTGAAGCCCTTGTTTGATCGGTTCATTCGGATGATGGGTTAG
- a CDS encoding PIN domain-containing protein, translating into MPDKFLVIDANILIRAVLGNRVRWLINHYGDSVAFYIAEANLKEAGFYLSHSLAQKRNLDEADWRSVFDGVLNTVQIVPDSSLAGFEDRARARIGGRDPNDWPAVAVALILDCPVWTEDRDFFGAAVATWTTATVELYLRDE; encoded by the coding sequence ATGCCTGACAAGTTCCTGGTCATTGATGCCAATATCCTGATCCGCGCCGTTTTGGGCAACCGGGTTAGGTGGCTCATCAACCATTACGGCGATTCCGTGGCGTTTTATATCGCCGAGGCGAATTTAAAGGAAGCCGGGTTTTATCTTTCCCACTCACTCGCGCAAAAGCGGAATTTGGACGAGGCGGATTGGCGCTCAGTCTTCGACGGGGTGCTAAATACCGTCCAAATCGTTCCCGATAGCTCATTGGCCGGGTTTGAGGATAGGGCCAGGGCGCGGATCGGTGGACGCGATCCGAACGATTGGCCCGCCGTGGCGGTGGCCCTGATTCTGGATTGCCCCGTATGGACCGAGGATAGGGATTTCTTCGGGGCCGCTGTCGCGACTTGGACCACGGCTACGGTGGAACTGTATTTGCGGGACGAATAA
- the carB gene encoding carbamoyl-phosphate synthase large subunit has protein sequence MPKRTDIKSILLLGAGPIVIGQACEFDYSGAQACKALKEEGYRVILVNSNPATIMTDPDMADATYIEPIDWQTVAKIIEKERPDALLPTMGGQTALNCALDLDHHGVLEKFGVQMIGASKDAIDKAEDRQKFKEAMTQIGLGSARSGIAHTLEQALACLEHTGYPAIIRPSFTLGGSGGGIAYNREEFVAICERGLDLSPTHELLIEESVLGWKEYEMEVVRDRQDNCIIVCSIENFDPMGVHTGDSITVAPAQTLTDKEYQIMRDASIAVLREIGVDTGGSNVQFAINPTDGRMIVIEMNPRVSRSSALASKATGFPIAKVAAKLAVGYTLDELRNEITGGATPASFEPTIDYVVTKVPRFTFEKFPQADDRLTTQMKSVGEAMAIGRTFQESLQKALRSLEIGIDGLAEKLDASEEDATGSLIRELRHPGPSRILYVADAFRAGWPLEQVFEHSAIDPWFLAQIEDLIAEEKRLSGRVLGTLTADELFALKRKGFSDSRLARILDTREAEVRAARHRLGVRPVYKRIDSCAAEFATATAYLYSTYEEECEAAPTDRQKIIVLGGGPNRIGQGIEFDYCCVHAAMALREDGYETIMINCNPETVSTDFDTSDRLFFEPLTLEDVLEIIHLEKPMGVIVQYGGQTPLKLARALEAAGAPIIGTSPDSIDLAEDRERFQKLVDRLGIKQPPNRTARSLDEALRSAKEIGYPLVVRPSYVLGGRAMEIVFNDEDLKRYMREAVSVSNESPVLLDRFLDDAIEMDVDAVCDGQRVVIGGLMQHIEQAGVHSGDSACSIPPYDLADTLQQQLRQQVTKLAEALGVVGLMNTQFAIQGEEIFILEVNPRASRTVPFVSKATGYPLAKIAARCMVGKTLEAQGVTVERIPDYYSVKEAVFPFIKFPGVDPLLGPEMKSTGEVMGVGATFGEAYAKAQRAASNKLPRGGNVLISIRESDRPKVTSIALDLLAQGFQLVATRGTAKALEEAGIPCAVANKVYEGRPHIVDMIKNGELQFIINTTEGKKAIADSFTIRRQALQQQVTYTTTISGARATCYALSELDAGDVNALQDLHRQLLG, from the coding sequence ATGCCAAAACGTACCGACATTAAAAGCATCCTCCTCCTCGGCGCCGGCCCCATCGTCATCGGCCAAGCCTGCGAATTCGACTACTCCGGTGCCCAAGCCTGCAAAGCCCTGAAAGAAGAGGGCTACCGGGTGATCCTGGTCAATTCCAACCCGGCCACGATCATGACCGACCCGGACATGGCCGACGCCACCTATATCGAGCCCATCGATTGGCAGACCGTCGCCAAGATCATCGAGAAGGAACGCCCCGACGCCCTGTTGCCCACCATGGGCGGACAGACCGCGCTCAACTGCGCCCTCGACCTCGACCATCACGGCGTCCTGGAGAAATTCGGCGTGCAGATGATCGGCGCCTCGAAAGATGCCATCGACAAGGCCGAGGACCGCCAGAAGTTCAAGGAGGCCATGACCCAAATCGGCCTGGGTTCGGCCCGTTCCGGTATCGCCCATACCCTGGAACAAGCCTTGGCCTGTCTCGAACACACCGGCTATCCCGCCATCATCCGGCCTTCGTTCACCCTGGGCGGTTCCGGCGGTGGCATCGCCTACAACCGCGAGGAATTCGTCGCCATCTGCGAGCGCGGCCTCGACCTGTCGCCGACCCACGAACTCTTGATCGAGGAATCGGTGCTGGGTTGGAAGGAATACGAAATGGAGGTGGTGCGCGACCGCCAGGACAATTGCATCATTGTTTGCTCCATCGAGAATTTCGACCCGATGGGCGTGCATACCGGCGATTCCATCACCGTGGCCCCGGCCCAGACCTTGACCGACAAGGAATACCAGATCATGCGCGATGCCTCCATCGCGGTGCTGCGCGAGATCGGGGTCGATACCGGCGGTTCCAATGTGCAATTCGCCATCAATCCCACGGACGGGCGGATGATCGTGATTGAGATGAATCCCCGCGTGTCGCGCTCGTCGGCGCTGGCCTCGAAAGCCACCGGCTTCCCCATCGCCAAGGTGGCCGCGAAACTGGCCGTGGGCTACACCCTGGACGAACTCCGCAACGAGATCACCGGCGGCGCGACCCCGGCCTCGTTCGAGCCGACCATTGATTACGTCGTCACCAAGGTGCCGCGCTTCACCTTCGAGAAATTCCCCCAGGCCGACGACCGCCTCACCACCCAGATGAAATCGGTGGGCGAAGCTATGGCGATAGGCCGTACTTTCCAGGAATCCCTGCAAAAAGCCCTGCGTAGCCTGGAGATCGGTATCGACGGTTTGGCCGAGAAACTCGACGCCAGCGAGGAGGACGCCACCGGCAGCCTGATCCGCGAACTGCGCCATCCCGGCCCCAGCCGCATCCTCTACGTGGCCGATGCCTTCCGGGCGGGTTGGCCTTTGGAGCAAGTGTTCGAGCATAGCGCCATCGATCCCTGGTTCCTGGCCCAGATCGAGGATTTGATCGCCGAGGAAAAGCGCCTGTCCGGGCGGGTCTTGGGCACGCTGACGGCAGACGAGTTGTTCGCCTTGAAGCGCAAGGGTTTTTCCGATTCGCGGCTGGCCCGCATCCTCGACACCCGCGAGGCCGAAGTCCGCGCCGCCCGCCACCGGCTGGGCGTGAGGCCGGTCTACAAGCGCATCGATTCCTGCGCGGCGGAATTCGCCACCGCCACGGCCTACCTTTATTCCACCTACGAGGAGGAATGCGAGGCCGCGCCCACCGACCGCCAGAAGATCATCGTGCTGGGTGGCGGGCCGAACCGCATCGGCCAGGGCATCGAGTTCGATTATTGCTGCGTCCATGCCGCCATGGCGCTGCGGGAAGATGGCTACGAAACCATCATGATCAACTGCAACCCGGAGACGGTTTCGACCGACTTCGATACCTCCGACCGGCTGTTCTTCGAGCCGCTGACCCTGGAGGACGTGCTGGAAATCATCCACCTGGAAAAGCCCATGGGCGTGATCGTGCAGTACGGCGGCCAAACCCCGCTCAAGCTGGCCCGCGCTCTGGAAGCGGCGGGTGCGCCGATCATCGGCACCTCGCCGGATTCCATCGATTTGGCCGAGGACCGCGAGCGTTTCCAAAAGCTGGTGGACCGTCTCGGTATCAAGCAGCCCCCCAACCGCACCGCCCGTTCCCTCGACGAAGCCCTGCGCTCGGCCAAGGAAATCGGTTATCCCTTGGTGGTGCGTCCGTCCTACGTGCTGGGGGGGCGGGCCATGGAAATCGTGTTCAACGACGAAGACCTCAAGCGCTATATGCGGGAAGCGGTCAGCGTGTCCAACGAATCGCCGGTCTTGCTCGACCGCTTCCTCGACGATGCCATCGAAATGGACGTGGACGCTGTCTGCGATGGCCAGCGGGTGGTGATCGGCGGTTTGATGCAGCATATCGAGCAGGCCGGGGTGCATTCTGGCGACTCGGCCTGTTCCATCCCGCCCTACGATCTCGCCGACACCCTCCAGCAGCAATTGCGCCAACAAGTCACCAAACTGGCCGAAGCCCTGGGCGTGGTCGGCCTGATGAACACCCAGTTCGCCATTCAGGGCGAGGAAATCTTCATCCTGGAAGTGAACCCCCGCGCTTCCCGCACCGTGCCTTTCGTGTCCAAGGCCACCGGCTATCCCTTGGCCAAGATCGCCGCCCGCTGCATGGTCGGTAAAACCCTGGAGGCCCAGGGCGTGACCGTGGAGCGGATTCCGGACTACTACTCGGTCAAGGAAGCGGTGTTCCCGTTCATCAAATTCCCCGGCGTGGACCCGCTGCTCGGGCCGGAAATGAAATCCACCGGCGAAGTGATGGGTGTCGGCGCGACCTTCGGCGAGGCTTACGCCAAGGCCCAACGCGCCGCCAGCAACAAGCTGCCCCGTGGCGGCAACGTCCTCATCAGCATCCGCGAAAGCGATCGGCCCAAGGTGACTTCCATCGCCTTGGACCTCCTGGCCCAAGGCTTCCAACTGGTCGCCACCCGTGGCACGGCCAAGGCTTTGGAAGAGGCCGGGATTCCCTGCGCCGTCGCCAACAAGGTCTATGAAGGCCGTCCCCATATCGTGGACATGATCAAGAACGGCGAATTGCAGTTCATCATCAACACCACGGAAGGCAAGAAGGCCATCGCCGATTCCTTCACCATCCGCCGTCAAGCCTTGCAACAACAGGTGACTTACACCACCACCATTTCCGGGGCGCGGGCGACTTGCTACGCTTTGAGCGAACTCGACGCCGGGGATGTGAACGCCTTGCAGGATTTGCACCGGCAATTGTTAGGGTAG